In Rutidosis leptorrhynchoides isolate AG116_Rl617_1_P2 chromosome 2, CSIRO_AGI_Rlap_v1, whole genome shotgun sequence, one genomic interval encodes:
- the LOC139893397 gene encoding probable (S)-N-methylcoclaurine 3'-hydroxylase isozyme 2: MDITTFLVDNNNLWSPSFFLLSTLFFIFFAVKQATLFSSKTKKTLPPGPPTLPIIGNLHQVVSSPGNPHIWTANFAKKYGPLISVQLGKEVMVVASSPEAAIGILKTQDHLLSVRAVPAAFKQENVVPHSLLWADSDQTWKSLRTLSRSEMFSAKALEAQSQLKEKKVEDLLTFLRRNEGRVIDIYDIVFTTLFNTLSSTIFGVEMVGFAGEQGSGLEWVKDSMFKIIEYGGRTVDFGSFFPILERFDLHGTTKGTGKEFAKLFAYWDEIIEERRGRVNSSTWSSDQAQSFLDRMLEHKFENHQIHHLSMALFIAGTNTTTSTVVWGMTELVKNKQVMSKIAEEIKTEFNSDQIAISELSKLSYLQVCIKEIFRLHPPVPLLLPHRAAETCEVMNYTIPKNAKIFVNLWAMGRDPKLWDEPLSFNPERFKDSKIDFKGQHFELLPFGTGRRMCPGMPSGIKSVELILASLIREFDWTLPNDADVSTLDMEEKFGVAMKRENPLKLVVKQKQMHSNV; encoded by the exons ATGGATATCACTACTTTTCTTGTAGATAATAATAATCTCTGGTCCCCGTCTTTCTTCCTTCTATCAACACTTTTCTTCATTTTTTTCGCCGTCAAACAAGCCACACTCTTCTCATCGAAGACCAAAAAAACCCTTCCACCGGGCCCGCCAACGTTGCCTATCATCGGTAACTTACATCAAGTTGTTTCCAGCCCGGGCAACCCTCATATCTGGACCGCAAATTTTGCCAAAAAATACGGTCCACTCATTTCGGTCCAATTAGGAAAAGAAGTTATGGTTGTGGCCTCATCACCCGAGGCCGCAATTGGAATTCTCAAAACTCAAGATCATCTTCTTTCGGTTCGTGCAGTGCCTGCTGCATTTAAGCAAGAAAACGTAGTACCGCACTCCCTCCTTTGGGCTGATAGCGATCAAACATGGAAATCGTTACGAACACTTTCACGAAGTGAAATGTTCTCAGCTAAAGCATTAGAGGCTCAGTCTCAATTAAAAGAGAAAAAAGTCGAAGACTTGTTGACTTTCTTACGTAGAAACGAAGGACGTGTGATTGACATTTATGATATAGTTTTTACTACATTGTTCAACACTTTAAGCTCCACTATATTCGGCGTAGAAATGGTGGGTTTTGCAGGTGAACAAGGATCAGGTCTTGAATGGGTGAAAGACTCCATGTTTAAAATAATCGAGTACGGTGGACGTACAGTTGATTTTGGATCATTTTTCCCTATTCTTGAAAGGTTTGATCTTCACGGAACAACAAAAGGAACCGGGAAAGAGTTTGCCAAATTATTCGCGTATTGGGACGAAATAATAGAGGAAAGAAGAGGTCGTGTCAACTCGTCAACATGGTCGTCGGATCAAGCTCAATCTTTCTTGGATCGGATGCTTGAACATAAATTCGAAAACCACCAAATTCATCATTTATCCATg GCACTATTTATAGCAGGAACAAATACTACAACCTCAACTGTAGTATGGGGTATGACTGAGCTTGTGAAAAATAAACAAGTGATGTCAAAAATAGCAGAGGAGATAAAAACAGAATTCAACTCTGATCAAATCGCCATTTCTGAATTATCGAAGTTAAGTTATCTACAAGTTTGCATCAAAGAAATATTTAGATTACATCCACCTGTGCCTCTTCTTCTTCCTCATAGGGCGGCCGAAACGTGTGAGGTTATGAATTACACAATtccaaagaatgccaaaatctttGTGAATCTTTGGGCAATGGGACGAGACCCCAAGTTATGGGACGAGCCATTATCGTTCAACCCAGAAAGATTTAAGGACTCCAAGATAGATTTTAAAGGCCAACACTTTGAATTGCTACCGTTCGGTACTGGTAGGAGGATGTGCCCAGGAATGCCATCGGGTATCAAGAGTGTTGAGCTTATACTCGCATCCTTAATTCGTGAGTTTGATTGGACTCTTCCAAATGATGCTGATGTGTCAACGCTTGACATGGAAGAAAAATTTGGGGTTGCTATGAAACGTGAAAACCCTTTAAAACTAGTAGTCAAACAAAAACAGATGCATTCAAATGTTTAA